A single Nycticebus coucang isolate mNycCou1 chromosome 16, mNycCou1.pri, whole genome shotgun sequence DNA region contains:
- the USP16 gene encoding ubiquitin carboxyl-terminal hydrolase 16 isoform X2, translated as MGKKRTKGKTVPIDDSSESLEPMCRHIRKGLEQGNLKKALVNVEWNICQDCKTDNKVKDKSEEETEENPSVWLCLKCGHQGCGRNSQEQHALKHYMTPRSEPHCLVLSLDNWSVWCYLCDGEVQYCSSSRLGQVVDYVRKQASVTTPKPDKDNGNIELENKKSEKESKNEQEREKKENMAKENPPGNSASQISVKGLSNLGNTCFFNAVMQNLSQTPVLRELLKEVKMSGTIVKIEPPDLALTEPLEINLEPPGPLTLALSQFLNEMQETKKGIVTPKELFSQVCKKAVRFKGYQQQDSQELLRYLLDGMRAEEHQRVSKGILKAFGNSTEKLDEELKNKVKDYEKKKSVPSFVDRIFGGELTSTIMCDECRTVSLVHESFLDLSLPVLDDQSGKKSINDKNLKKTMEDVDKDSEEEKDNDSYIKERNDMPSGTSKHLQKKAKKQAKKQAKNQRRQQKIQGKVLHLKDICTSDHPEDNECEAEMSLQGEVDIKSNHISQEEVTHKEYYINQKDLNGQEKMIESITDNQKCTEEVDMKNVNVDNDLEVLPSSPTECSRNLNGAYLKEGSNGEVDISSGFQNLNLNAVLHPDEINIEIVNDSHSPGTKVYEVVNEDPETAFSTLANREAFNTDDYSIQHCLYQFTRNEKLRDANKLLCEVCTGRQYNGPKANMKGERKHVYTNAKKQMLISLAPPVLTLHLKRFQQAGFNLRKVNKHIKFPEILDLAPFCTLKCKNVAEENTRVMYSLYGVVEHSGTMRSGHYTAYAKARTANSHLSNLVLHGDVPQDFEMESTKGQWFHISDTHVQAVPATKVLNSQAYLLFYERIL; from the exons ATGGGAAAGAAACGGACAAAGGGAAAAACTGTTCCAATTGATGATTCCTCTGAATCTTTAG AGCCTATGTGCAGACACATTAGAAAAGGATTGGAACAAGGTAATTTGAAAAAGGCTTTAGTGAATGTGGAATGGAACATTTGCCAAGACTGTAAGACAGAcaataaagtaaaagataaatctgaagaagaaacagaagaaaacccTTCAGTTTGGCTATGTCTTAAATGTGGCCATCAG GGTTGTGGCAGAAATTCTCAGGAGCAGCATGCCTTGAAGCACTACATGACGCCAAGATCTGAACCTCACTGCCTGGTTCTTAGTTTGGACAACTGGAGTGTCTG GTGTTACTTATGTGATGGTGAGGTCCAGTATTGTAGTTCAAGTCGATTGGGTCAAGTGGTTGATTACGTTAGAAAGCAAGCCAGTGTTACAACTCCCAAACCAG aTAAAGATAATGGTAACAttgaacttgaaaataaaaaatcagaaaaagagagtaaaaatgagcaagagagagaaaaaaaggaaaacatggctAAAGAAAATCCTCCTGGGAATTCTGCTTCCCAAATAAGTGTGAAAGGACTCAGCAATTTGGGAAATACATGTTTCTTCAATGCAGTTATGCAG AATTTGTCACAAACACCAGTGCTTAGAGAACTactaaaagaagtgaaaatgtctGGAACAATCGTAAAAATTGAACCACCTGATTTGGCACTAACA GAACCCTTAGAAATAAACCTTGAGCCTCCAGGCCCTCTTACTTTAGCCTTGAGCCAATTTCTGAATGAGATGCAAGAGACCAAAAAGGGAATTGTGACACCTAAAGAACTCTTTTCTCAGGTCTGTAAAAA AGCAGTGCGGTTTAAAGGCTATCAGCAGCAAGACAGCCAGGAGCTGCTTCGCTATTTACTGGATGGGATGAGAGCAGAAGAACACCAA agAGTGAGTAAAGGAATTCTTAAAGCATTTGGTAATTCTACTGAAAAATTGGAtgaagaactaaaaaataaagttaaag attatgaaaagaaaaaatcagtacCAAGTTTTGTGGACCGCATCTTTGGTGGTGAACTAACTAGTACAATCATGTGTGATGAATGCAGAACT GTCTCCTTGGTTCATGAATCTTTCCTTGACTTGTCTCTCCCAGTTTTAGATGATCAG AGTGGTAAGAAAAGTATAAATgacaaaaatctgaaaaagacaATGGAAGATGTAGATAAAGACAgcgaagaagaaaaagataatgacAGTTacataaaagagagaaatgataTGCCTTCTGGAACAAGTAAGCACTTacagaaaaaggcaaagaagCAAGCCAAAAAGCAAGCCAAG AACCAACGAAGACAACAAAAAATTCAAGGAAAAGTTCTTCATTTAAAAGATATCTGTACTAGTGACCATCCTGAAGATAATGAATGTGAGGCTGAAATGTCACTTCAGGGAGAAGTGGATATTAAATCCAACCACATTTCTCAAGAGGAAGTTACCCATAAAGAATATTATATTAACCAGAAAGATTTGAATGGCCAAGAAAAAATGATAGAAAGCATAACTGACAATCAGAAATGCACAGAGGAAGTAGATATGAAAAATGTCAACGTGGATAATGATCTTGAGGTTTTGCCATCTTCTCCCACTGAATGTTCTAGGAATTTAAATGGTGCCTACCTGAAGGAAGGAAGCAATGGAGAAGTGGACATTTCTAGTGGTTTCCAAAACCTTAACTTGAATGCTGTTCTTCATCCCGATGAAATAAATATAGAGATTGTGAATGACAGTCATTCTCCTGGGACAAAGGTATATGAAGTTGTAAATGAAGATCCAGAAACTGCTTTCTCTACTCTTGCCAACAGAGAAGCTTTCAATACGGATGACTATTCAATTCAGCATTGTTTGTATCAGTTTACCCGTAATGAGAAACTGCGAGATGCGAATAAACTGCTTTGTGAAGTGTGCACAGGGAGACAGTATAATGGACCAAAGGCAAATATGAAAG GTGAAAGGAAGCATGTTTACACCAATGCTAAAAAGCAGATGCTAATCTCCCTTGCTCCTCCTGTTCTCACTCTTCATTTAAAGAGATTTCAGCAG gctggttttAACCTACGCAAAGTTAACAAACATATTAAGTTTCCAGAAATCTTAGATTTGGCTCCTTTTTGTACCCTTAAATGTAAG aatgttgCAGAAGAAAATACAAGAGTTATGTATTCTTTATATGGAGTTGTTGAACACAGTGGTACTATGAGGTCAGGGCACTACACTGCTTATGCCAAGGCAAGGACAGCAAACAGTCATCTTTCTAATCTTGTTCTTCATGGAGATGTTCCACAAG ATTTTGAAATGGAATCAACCAAAGGGCAGTGGTTTCACATCAGTGATACTCATGTGCAAGCTGTGCCTGCAACTAAAGTACTCAACTCCCAAGCGTACCTCCTATTTTATGAGAGAATACTGTAA
- the USP16 gene encoding ubiquitin carboxyl-terminal hydrolase 16 isoform X1, producing the protein MGKKRTKGKTVPIDDSSESLEPMCRHIRKGLEQGNLKKALVNVEWNICQDCKTDNKVKDKSEEETEENPSVWLCLKCGHQGCGRNSQEQHALKHYMTPRSEPHCLVLSLDNWSVWCYLCDGEVQYCSSSRLGQVVDYVRKQASVTTPKPADKDNGNIELENKKSEKESKNEQEREKKENMAKENPPGNSASQISVKGLSNLGNTCFFNAVMQNLSQTPVLRELLKEVKMSGTIVKIEPPDLALTEPLEINLEPPGPLTLALSQFLNEMQETKKGIVTPKELFSQVCKKAVRFKGYQQQDSQELLRYLLDGMRAEEHQRVSKGILKAFGNSTEKLDEELKNKVKDYEKKKSVPSFVDRIFGGELTSTIMCDECRTVSLVHESFLDLSLPVLDDQSGKKSINDKNLKKTMEDVDKDSEEEKDNDSYIKERNDMPSGTSKHLQKKAKKQAKKQAKNQRRQQKIQGKVLHLKDICTSDHPEDNECEAEMSLQGEVDIKSNHISQEEVTHKEYYINQKDLNGQEKMIESITDNQKCTEEVDMKNVNVDNDLEVLPSSPTECSRNLNGAYLKEGSNGEVDISSGFQNLNLNAVLHPDEINIEIVNDSHSPGTKVYEVVNEDPETAFSTLANREAFNTDDYSIQHCLYQFTRNEKLRDANKLLCEVCTGRQYNGPKANMKGERKHVYTNAKKQMLISLAPPVLTLHLKRFQQAGFNLRKVNKHIKFPEILDLAPFCTLKCKNVAEENTRVMYSLYGVVEHSGTMRSGHYTAYAKARTANSHLSNLVLHGDVPQDFEMESTKGQWFHISDTHVQAVPATKVLNSQAYLLFYERIL; encoded by the exons ATGGGAAAGAAACGGACAAAGGGAAAAACTGTTCCAATTGATGATTCCTCTGAATCTTTAG AGCCTATGTGCAGACACATTAGAAAAGGATTGGAACAAGGTAATTTGAAAAAGGCTTTAGTGAATGTGGAATGGAACATTTGCCAAGACTGTAAGACAGAcaataaagtaaaagataaatctgaagaagaaacagaagaaaacccTTCAGTTTGGCTATGTCTTAAATGTGGCCATCAG GGTTGTGGCAGAAATTCTCAGGAGCAGCATGCCTTGAAGCACTACATGACGCCAAGATCTGAACCTCACTGCCTGGTTCTTAGTTTGGACAACTGGAGTGTCTG GTGTTACTTATGTGATGGTGAGGTCCAGTATTGTAGTTCAAGTCGATTGGGTCAAGTGGTTGATTACGTTAGAAAGCAAGCCAGTGTTACAACTCCCAAACCAG cagaTAAAGATAATGGTAACAttgaacttgaaaataaaaaatcagaaaaagagagtaaaaatgagcaagagagagaaaaaaaggaaaacatggctAAAGAAAATCCTCCTGGGAATTCTGCTTCCCAAATAAGTGTGAAAGGACTCAGCAATTTGGGAAATACATGTTTCTTCAATGCAGTTATGCAG AATTTGTCACAAACACCAGTGCTTAGAGAACTactaaaagaagtgaaaatgtctGGAACAATCGTAAAAATTGAACCACCTGATTTGGCACTAACA GAACCCTTAGAAATAAACCTTGAGCCTCCAGGCCCTCTTACTTTAGCCTTGAGCCAATTTCTGAATGAGATGCAAGAGACCAAAAAGGGAATTGTGACACCTAAAGAACTCTTTTCTCAGGTCTGTAAAAA AGCAGTGCGGTTTAAAGGCTATCAGCAGCAAGACAGCCAGGAGCTGCTTCGCTATTTACTGGATGGGATGAGAGCAGAAGAACACCAA agAGTGAGTAAAGGAATTCTTAAAGCATTTGGTAATTCTACTGAAAAATTGGAtgaagaactaaaaaataaagttaaag attatgaaaagaaaaaatcagtacCAAGTTTTGTGGACCGCATCTTTGGTGGTGAACTAACTAGTACAATCATGTGTGATGAATGCAGAACT GTCTCCTTGGTTCATGAATCTTTCCTTGACTTGTCTCTCCCAGTTTTAGATGATCAG AGTGGTAAGAAAAGTATAAATgacaaaaatctgaaaaagacaATGGAAGATGTAGATAAAGACAgcgaagaagaaaaagataatgacAGTTacataaaagagagaaatgataTGCCTTCTGGAACAAGTAAGCACTTacagaaaaaggcaaagaagCAAGCCAAAAAGCAAGCCAAG AACCAACGAAGACAACAAAAAATTCAAGGAAAAGTTCTTCATTTAAAAGATATCTGTACTAGTGACCATCCTGAAGATAATGAATGTGAGGCTGAAATGTCACTTCAGGGAGAAGTGGATATTAAATCCAACCACATTTCTCAAGAGGAAGTTACCCATAAAGAATATTATATTAACCAGAAAGATTTGAATGGCCAAGAAAAAATGATAGAAAGCATAACTGACAATCAGAAATGCACAGAGGAAGTAGATATGAAAAATGTCAACGTGGATAATGATCTTGAGGTTTTGCCATCTTCTCCCACTGAATGTTCTAGGAATTTAAATGGTGCCTACCTGAAGGAAGGAAGCAATGGAGAAGTGGACATTTCTAGTGGTTTCCAAAACCTTAACTTGAATGCTGTTCTTCATCCCGATGAAATAAATATAGAGATTGTGAATGACAGTCATTCTCCTGGGACAAAGGTATATGAAGTTGTAAATGAAGATCCAGAAACTGCTTTCTCTACTCTTGCCAACAGAGAAGCTTTCAATACGGATGACTATTCAATTCAGCATTGTTTGTATCAGTTTACCCGTAATGAGAAACTGCGAGATGCGAATAAACTGCTTTGTGAAGTGTGCACAGGGAGACAGTATAATGGACCAAAGGCAAATATGAAAG GTGAAAGGAAGCATGTTTACACCAATGCTAAAAAGCAGATGCTAATCTCCCTTGCTCCTCCTGTTCTCACTCTTCATTTAAAGAGATTTCAGCAG gctggttttAACCTACGCAAAGTTAACAAACATATTAAGTTTCCAGAAATCTTAGATTTGGCTCCTTTTTGTACCCTTAAATGTAAG aatgttgCAGAAGAAAATACAAGAGTTATGTATTCTTTATATGGAGTTGTTGAACACAGTGGTACTATGAGGTCAGGGCACTACACTGCTTATGCCAAGGCAAGGACAGCAAACAGTCATCTTTCTAATCTTGTTCTTCATGGAGATGTTCCACAAG ATTTTGAAATGGAATCAACCAAAGGGCAGTGGTTTCACATCAGTGATACTCATGTGCAAGCTGTGCCTGCAACTAAAGTACTCAACTCCCAAGCGTACCTCCTATTTTATGAGAGAATACTGTAA
- the USP16 gene encoding ubiquitin carboxyl-terminal hydrolase 16 isoform X3 — translation MGKKRTKGKTVPIDDSSESLEPMCRHIRKGLEQGNLKKALVNVEWNICQDCKTDNKVKDKSEEETEENPSVWLCLKCGHQGCGRNSQEQHALKHYMTPRSEPHCLVLSLDNWSVWCYLCDGEVQYCSSSRLGQVVDYVRKQASVTTPKPADKDNGNIELENKKSEKESKNEQEREKKENMAKENPPGNSASQISVKGLSNLGNTCFFNAVMQNLSQTPVLRELLKEVKMSGTIVKIEPPDLALTEPLEINLEPPGPLTLALSQFLNEMQETKKGIVTPKELFSQVCKKAVRFKGYQQQDSQELLRYLLDGMRAEEHQRVSKGILKAFGNSTEKLDEELKNKVKDYEKKKSVPSFVDRIFGGELTSTIMCDECRTSGKKSINDKNLKKTMEDVDKDSEEEKDNDSYIKERNDMPSGTSKHLQKKAKKQAKKQAKNQRRQQKIQGKVLHLKDICTSDHPEDNECEAEMSLQGEVDIKSNHISQEEVTHKEYYINQKDLNGQEKMIESITDNQKCTEEVDMKNVNVDNDLEVLPSSPTECSRNLNGAYLKEGSNGEVDISSGFQNLNLNAVLHPDEINIEIVNDSHSPGTKVYEVVNEDPETAFSTLANREAFNTDDYSIQHCLYQFTRNEKLRDANKLLCEVCTGRQYNGPKANMKGERKHVYTNAKKQMLISLAPPVLTLHLKRFQQAGFNLRKVNKHIKFPEILDLAPFCTLKCKNVAEENTRVMYSLYGVVEHSGTMRSGHYTAYAKARTANSHLSNLVLHGDVPQDFEMESTKGQWFHISDTHVQAVPATKVLNSQAYLLFYERIL, via the exons ATGGGAAAGAAACGGACAAAGGGAAAAACTGTTCCAATTGATGATTCCTCTGAATCTTTAG AGCCTATGTGCAGACACATTAGAAAAGGATTGGAACAAGGTAATTTGAAAAAGGCTTTAGTGAATGTGGAATGGAACATTTGCCAAGACTGTAAGACAGAcaataaagtaaaagataaatctgaagaagaaacagaagaaaacccTTCAGTTTGGCTATGTCTTAAATGTGGCCATCAG GGTTGTGGCAGAAATTCTCAGGAGCAGCATGCCTTGAAGCACTACATGACGCCAAGATCTGAACCTCACTGCCTGGTTCTTAGTTTGGACAACTGGAGTGTCTG GTGTTACTTATGTGATGGTGAGGTCCAGTATTGTAGTTCAAGTCGATTGGGTCAAGTGGTTGATTACGTTAGAAAGCAAGCCAGTGTTACAACTCCCAAACCAG cagaTAAAGATAATGGTAACAttgaacttgaaaataaaaaatcagaaaaagagagtaaaaatgagcaagagagagaaaaaaaggaaaacatggctAAAGAAAATCCTCCTGGGAATTCTGCTTCCCAAATAAGTGTGAAAGGACTCAGCAATTTGGGAAATACATGTTTCTTCAATGCAGTTATGCAG AATTTGTCACAAACACCAGTGCTTAGAGAACTactaaaagaagtgaaaatgtctGGAACAATCGTAAAAATTGAACCACCTGATTTGGCACTAACA GAACCCTTAGAAATAAACCTTGAGCCTCCAGGCCCTCTTACTTTAGCCTTGAGCCAATTTCTGAATGAGATGCAAGAGACCAAAAAGGGAATTGTGACACCTAAAGAACTCTTTTCTCAGGTCTGTAAAAA AGCAGTGCGGTTTAAAGGCTATCAGCAGCAAGACAGCCAGGAGCTGCTTCGCTATTTACTGGATGGGATGAGAGCAGAAGAACACCAA agAGTGAGTAAAGGAATTCTTAAAGCATTTGGTAATTCTACTGAAAAATTGGAtgaagaactaaaaaataaagttaaag attatgaaaagaaaaaatcagtacCAAGTTTTGTGGACCGCATCTTTGGTGGTGAACTAACTAGTACAATCATGTGTGATGAATGCAGAACT AGTGGTAAGAAAAGTATAAATgacaaaaatctgaaaaagacaATGGAAGATGTAGATAAAGACAgcgaagaagaaaaagataatgacAGTTacataaaagagagaaatgataTGCCTTCTGGAACAAGTAAGCACTTacagaaaaaggcaaagaagCAAGCCAAAAAGCAAGCCAAG AACCAACGAAGACAACAAAAAATTCAAGGAAAAGTTCTTCATTTAAAAGATATCTGTACTAGTGACCATCCTGAAGATAATGAATGTGAGGCTGAAATGTCACTTCAGGGAGAAGTGGATATTAAATCCAACCACATTTCTCAAGAGGAAGTTACCCATAAAGAATATTATATTAACCAGAAAGATTTGAATGGCCAAGAAAAAATGATAGAAAGCATAACTGACAATCAGAAATGCACAGAGGAAGTAGATATGAAAAATGTCAACGTGGATAATGATCTTGAGGTTTTGCCATCTTCTCCCACTGAATGTTCTAGGAATTTAAATGGTGCCTACCTGAAGGAAGGAAGCAATGGAGAAGTGGACATTTCTAGTGGTTTCCAAAACCTTAACTTGAATGCTGTTCTTCATCCCGATGAAATAAATATAGAGATTGTGAATGACAGTCATTCTCCTGGGACAAAGGTATATGAAGTTGTAAATGAAGATCCAGAAACTGCTTTCTCTACTCTTGCCAACAGAGAAGCTTTCAATACGGATGACTATTCAATTCAGCATTGTTTGTATCAGTTTACCCGTAATGAGAAACTGCGAGATGCGAATAAACTGCTTTGTGAAGTGTGCACAGGGAGACAGTATAATGGACCAAAGGCAAATATGAAAG GTGAAAGGAAGCATGTTTACACCAATGCTAAAAAGCAGATGCTAATCTCCCTTGCTCCTCCTGTTCTCACTCTTCATTTAAAGAGATTTCAGCAG gctggttttAACCTACGCAAAGTTAACAAACATATTAAGTTTCCAGAAATCTTAGATTTGGCTCCTTTTTGTACCCTTAAATGTAAG aatgttgCAGAAGAAAATACAAGAGTTATGTATTCTTTATATGGAGTTGTTGAACACAGTGGTACTATGAGGTCAGGGCACTACACTGCTTATGCCAAGGCAAGGACAGCAAACAGTCATCTTTCTAATCTTGTTCTTCATGGAGATGTTCCACAAG ATTTTGAAATGGAATCAACCAAAGGGCAGTGGTTTCACATCAGTGATACTCATGTGCAAGCTGTGCCTGCAACTAAAGTACTCAACTCCCAAGCGTACCTCCTATTTTATGAGAGAATACTGTAA
- the USP16 gene encoding ubiquitin carboxyl-terminal hydrolase 16 isoform X4 — protein MGKKRTKGKTVPIDDSSESLEPMCRHIRKGLEQGNLKKALVNVEWNICQDCKTDNKVKDKSEEETEENPSVWLCLKCGHQGCGRNSQEQHALKHYMTPRSEPHCLVLSLDNWSVWCYLCDGEVQYCSSSRLGQVVDYVRKQASVTTPKPADKDNGNIELENKKSEKESKNEQEREKKENMAKENPPGNSASQISVKGLSNLGNTCFFNAVMQNLSQTPVLRELLKEVKMSGTIVKIEPPDLALTEPLEINLEPPGPLTLALSQFLNEMQETKKGIVTPKELFSQVCKKAVRFKGYQQQDSQELLRYLLDGMRAEEHQRVSKGILKAFGNSTEKLDEELKNKVKDYEKKKSVPSFVDRIFGGELTSTIMCDECRTVSLVHESFLDLSLPVLDDQNQRRQQKIQGKVLHLKDICTSDHPEDNECEAEMSLQGEVDIKSNHISQEEVTHKEYYINQKDLNGQEKMIESITDNQKCTEEVDMKNVNVDNDLEVLPSSPTECSRNLNGAYLKEGSNGEVDISSGFQNLNLNAVLHPDEINIEIVNDSHSPGTKVYEVVNEDPETAFSTLANREAFNTDDYSIQHCLYQFTRNEKLRDANKLLCEVCTGRQYNGPKANMKGERKHVYTNAKKQMLISLAPPVLTLHLKRFQQAGFNLRKVNKHIKFPEILDLAPFCTLKCKNVAEENTRVMYSLYGVVEHSGTMRSGHYTAYAKARTANSHLSNLVLHGDVPQDFEMESTKGQWFHISDTHVQAVPATKVLNSQAYLLFYERIL, from the exons ATGGGAAAGAAACGGACAAAGGGAAAAACTGTTCCAATTGATGATTCCTCTGAATCTTTAG AGCCTATGTGCAGACACATTAGAAAAGGATTGGAACAAGGTAATTTGAAAAAGGCTTTAGTGAATGTGGAATGGAACATTTGCCAAGACTGTAAGACAGAcaataaagtaaaagataaatctgaagaagaaacagaagaaaacccTTCAGTTTGGCTATGTCTTAAATGTGGCCATCAG GGTTGTGGCAGAAATTCTCAGGAGCAGCATGCCTTGAAGCACTACATGACGCCAAGATCTGAACCTCACTGCCTGGTTCTTAGTTTGGACAACTGGAGTGTCTG GTGTTACTTATGTGATGGTGAGGTCCAGTATTGTAGTTCAAGTCGATTGGGTCAAGTGGTTGATTACGTTAGAAAGCAAGCCAGTGTTACAACTCCCAAACCAG cagaTAAAGATAATGGTAACAttgaacttgaaaataaaaaatcagaaaaagagagtaaaaatgagcaagagagagaaaaaaaggaaaacatggctAAAGAAAATCCTCCTGGGAATTCTGCTTCCCAAATAAGTGTGAAAGGACTCAGCAATTTGGGAAATACATGTTTCTTCAATGCAGTTATGCAG AATTTGTCACAAACACCAGTGCTTAGAGAACTactaaaagaagtgaaaatgtctGGAACAATCGTAAAAATTGAACCACCTGATTTGGCACTAACA GAACCCTTAGAAATAAACCTTGAGCCTCCAGGCCCTCTTACTTTAGCCTTGAGCCAATTTCTGAATGAGATGCAAGAGACCAAAAAGGGAATTGTGACACCTAAAGAACTCTTTTCTCAGGTCTGTAAAAA AGCAGTGCGGTTTAAAGGCTATCAGCAGCAAGACAGCCAGGAGCTGCTTCGCTATTTACTGGATGGGATGAGAGCAGAAGAACACCAA agAGTGAGTAAAGGAATTCTTAAAGCATTTGGTAATTCTACTGAAAAATTGGAtgaagaactaaaaaataaagttaaag attatgaaaagaaaaaatcagtacCAAGTTTTGTGGACCGCATCTTTGGTGGTGAACTAACTAGTACAATCATGTGTGATGAATGCAGAACT GTCTCCTTGGTTCATGAATCTTTCCTTGACTTGTCTCTCCCAGTTTTAGATGATCAG AACCAACGAAGACAACAAAAAATTCAAGGAAAAGTTCTTCATTTAAAAGATATCTGTACTAGTGACCATCCTGAAGATAATGAATGTGAGGCTGAAATGTCACTTCAGGGAGAAGTGGATATTAAATCCAACCACATTTCTCAAGAGGAAGTTACCCATAAAGAATATTATATTAACCAGAAAGATTTGAATGGCCAAGAAAAAATGATAGAAAGCATAACTGACAATCAGAAATGCACAGAGGAAGTAGATATGAAAAATGTCAACGTGGATAATGATCTTGAGGTTTTGCCATCTTCTCCCACTGAATGTTCTAGGAATTTAAATGGTGCCTACCTGAAGGAAGGAAGCAATGGAGAAGTGGACATTTCTAGTGGTTTCCAAAACCTTAACTTGAATGCTGTTCTTCATCCCGATGAAATAAATATAGAGATTGTGAATGACAGTCATTCTCCTGGGACAAAGGTATATGAAGTTGTAAATGAAGATCCAGAAACTGCTTTCTCTACTCTTGCCAACAGAGAAGCTTTCAATACGGATGACTATTCAATTCAGCATTGTTTGTATCAGTTTACCCGTAATGAGAAACTGCGAGATGCGAATAAACTGCTTTGTGAAGTGTGCACAGGGAGACAGTATAATGGACCAAAGGCAAATATGAAAG GTGAAAGGAAGCATGTTTACACCAATGCTAAAAAGCAGATGCTAATCTCCCTTGCTCCTCCTGTTCTCACTCTTCATTTAAAGAGATTTCAGCAG gctggttttAACCTACGCAAAGTTAACAAACATATTAAGTTTCCAGAAATCTTAGATTTGGCTCCTTTTTGTACCCTTAAATGTAAG aatgttgCAGAAGAAAATACAAGAGTTATGTATTCTTTATATGGAGTTGTTGAACACAGTGGTACTATGAGGTCAGGGCACTACACTGCTTATGCCAAGGCAAGGACAGCAAACAGTCATCTTTCTAATCTTGTTCTTCATGGAGATGTTCCACAAG ATTTTGAAATGGAATCAACCAAAGGGCAGTGGTTTCACATCAGTGATACTCATGTGCAAGCTGTGCCTGCAACTAAAGTACTCAACTCCCAAGCGTACCTCCTATTTTATGAGAGAATACTGTAA